A window from Gorilla gorilla gorilla isolate KB3781 chromosome 21, NHGRI_mGorGor1-v2.1_pri, whole genome shotgun sequence encodes these proteins:
- the NKX2-2 gene encoding homeobox protein Nkx-2.2 isoform X2, which translates to MSLTNTKTGFSVKDILDLPDTNDEEGSVAEGPEEENEGPEPAKRAGPLGQGALDAVQSLPLKNPFYDSSDNPYTRWLASTEGLQYSLHGLAAGAPPQDSSSKSPEPSADESPDNDKETPGGGGDAGKKRKRRVLFSKAQTYELERRFRQQRYLSAPEREHLASLIRLTPTQVKIWFQNHRYKMKRARAEKARSRCSTCSTTPSTARPAPPSTRQHTPWSRPSSGLGERRPNETRGPRPRPHPGGGGGEEASVLMVVIIIIIIIIMESS; encoded by the exons ATGTCGCTGACCAACACAAAGACGGGGTTTTCGGTCAAGGACATCTTAGACCTGCCGGACACCAACGATGAGGAGGGCTCTGTGGCCGAAGGTCCGGAGGAAGAGAACGAGGGGCCCGAGCCAGCCAAGAGGGCCGGGCCGCTGGGGCAGGGCGCCCTGGACGCGGTGCAGAGCCTGCCCCTGAAGAACCCTTTCTACGACAGCAGCGACAACCCGTACACGCGCTGGCTGGCCAGCACCGAGGGCCTTCAGTACTCCC tgCACGGTCTGGCTGCCGGCGCGCCCCCTCAGGACTCAAGCTCCAAGTCCCCGGAGCCCTCGGCCGACGAGTCACCGGACAATGACAAGGAGACCCCGGGCGGCGGGGGGGACGCCGGCAAGAAGCGAAAGCGGCGAGTGCTTTTCTCCAAGGCGCAGACCTACGAGCTGGAGCGGCGCTTTCGGCAGCAGCGGTACCTGTCGGCGCCCGAGCGCGAACACCTGGCCAGCCTCATCCGCCTCACGCCCACGCAGGTCAAGATCTGGTTCCAGAACCACCGCTACAAGATGAAGCGCGCCCGGGCCGAGAAAG CGCGCAGTCGCTGCAGCACATGCAGTACAACGCCCAGTACAGCTCGGCCAGCACCCCCCAGTACCCGACAGCACACCCCCTGGTCCAGGCCCAGCAGTGGACTTGGTGAGCGCCGCCCCAACGAGACTCGCggccccaggcccaggccccaccccggcggcggtggcggcgagGAGGCCTCGGTCCTTAtggtggttattattattattataattattattatggaGTCGAGTTGA
- the NKX2-2 gene encoding homeobox protein Nkx-2.2 isoform X1: protein MSLTNTKTGFSVKDILDLPDTNDEEGSVAEGPEEENEGPEPAKRAGPLGQGALDAVQSLPLKNPFYDSSDNPYTRWLASTEGLQYSLHGLAAGAPPQDSSSKSPEPSADESPDNDKETPGGGGDAGKKRKRRVLFSKAQTYELERRFRQQRYLSAPEREHLASLIRLTPTQVKIWFQNHRYKMKRARAEKGMEVTPLPSPRRVAVPVLVRDGKPCHALKAQDLAAATFQAGIPFSAYSAQSLQHMQYNAQYSSASTPQYPTAHPLVQAQQWTW from the exons ATGTCGCTGACCAACACAAAGACGGGGTTTTCGGTCAAGGACATCTTAGACCTGCCGGACACCAACGATGAGGAGGGCTCTGTGGCCGAAGGTCCGGAGGAAGAGAACGAGGGGCCCGAGCCAGCCAAGAGGGCCGGGCCGCTGGGGCAGGGCGCCCTGGACGCGGTGCAGAGCCTGCCCCTGAAGAACCCTTTCTACGACAGCAGCGACAACCCGTACACGCGCTGGCTGGCCAGCACCGAGGGCCTTCAGTACTCCC tgCACGGTCTGGCTGCCGGCGCGCCCCCTCAGGACTCAAGCTCCAAGTCCCCGGAGCCCTCGGCCGACGAGTCACCGGACAATGACAAGGAGACCCCGGGCGGCGGGGGGGACGCCGGCAAGAAGCGAAAGCGGCGAGTGCTTTTCTCCAAGGCGCAGACCTACGAGCTGGAGCGGCGCTTTCGGCAGCAGCGGTACCTGTCGGCGCCCGAGCGCGAACACCTGGCCAGCCTCATCCGCCTCACGCCCACGCAGGTCAAGATCTGGTTCCAGAACCACCGCTACAAGATGAAGCGCGCCCGGGCCGAGAAAGGTATGGAGGTGACGCCCCTGCCCTCGCCGCGCCGGGTGGCCGTGCCCGTCTTGGTCAGGGACGGCAAACCATGTCACGCGCTCAAAGCCCAGGACCTGGCAGCAGCCACCTTCCAGGCGGGCATTCCCTTTTCTGCCTACAGCGCGCAGTCGCTGCAGCACATGCAGTACAACGCCCAGTACAGCTCGGCCAGCACCCCCCAGTACCCGACAGCACACCCCCTGGTCCAGGCCCAGCAGTGGACTTGGTGA